From Amphiura filiformis chromosome 20, Afil_fr2py, whole genome shotgun sequence, a single genomic window includes:
- the LOC140141960 gene encoding dnaJ homolog subfamily C member 9-like produces the protein MPELLESCDELFGTRNLYEILSLDKKANANEVKKGYYKLSLKVHPDRVSDDDRDIATAKFQTLGKIYAVLSDKSKRNLYDETGEVDDEIDMEQDKDWYDYWRILFKKVEVKDIQEFEEKYKGSDEEVADLKKAYLEHEGDMEKILEDVMCSTKEDEPRFRKILNKLIKKKEIPEFETLTKEDTKKQKERKRKAKKEAAEAEELAEELGLNKNQDMALEALIKGRHKSREQESNDFFAGLEAKYCQPSGGSKKSKGKGKKR, from the exons ATGCCAGAGTTACTAGAGAGCTGCGATGAACTGTTTGGGACGAGGAATTTGTACGAAATTTTGTCTTTGGACAAAAAAGCAAATGCAAATGAGG TTAAGAAAGGATACTACAAACTTTCTCTGAAAGTTCACCCTGATCGTGTTAGTGATGATGACAGAGACATAGCTACTGCCAAATTCCAGACGTTGGGAAAGATTTATGCTGTGCTGTCGGACAAAAGTAAACGCAACCTCTATGATGAAACAG GCGAGGTTGACGATGAGATTGACATGGAACAAGACAAGGATTGGTACGACTACTGGAGAATTCTATTCAAGAAGGTGGAAGTCAAAGATATACAGGAGTTTGAAGAAAAATACAAAG GTTCAGATGAAGAAGTAGCAGATTTGAAAAAAGCTTATCTTGAACATGAAGGAGACATGGAAAAGATCCTAGAAGATGTTATGTGTTCAACTAAAGAAGATGAACCTCGATTTAGGAAAATTCTCAACAAACTtatcaaaaagaaagaaataccaGAGTTTGAGACGCTCACAAAAGAAGACACAAAGaagcaaaaagaaagaaagcgaAAG GCCAAGAAAGAAGCAGCAGAAGCCGAAGAATTAGCTGAAGAACTTGGACTCAACAAAAACCAGGACATGGCCCTGGAGGCTCTAATCAAAGGGAGACACAAATCACGTGAACAAGAATCCAATGATTTCTTTGCTGGTCTGGAAGCAAAGTATTGTCAGCCATCTGGTGGTAGTAAGAAATcaaaaggaaaaggaaagaagagaTAA
- the LOC140142371 gene encoding uncharacterized protein, whose translation MAVESRILTSANKRESKQQKDHPSKMKYRQLYHRGDSLVKMDFVHSEVQSDNAQKQQVNSARAYAPLLQVLVSDPKIPPVPPSGQAPTPIHQPVLPPYISPQPVIPPSPSLPPSVQPVPSQSQPTQQQLQNEYLSRFNLIRHQIQAVMATVMFNSGNYSHVLANRHTRSLEIKDIAVLQVNEETFTVQSSSNSATQYTVKKLTSVCKKSHCYVKCNEFPCINLCYHMFSCTCIDYAKHICKHIHRVHCIYSKSQSTSSNNTDQDCDEFANLPMDIPNNTTDHSRLTQDIRSILQTISDQLDNPIIQSQRLSTVKECLMGIKNANNATISLLDQSRIKPVKPIDNIAPGTLNTLQPRFRPTTNVPGKRKKPRLTAPSAEQKKELLKSPASTPTTPNLVDNPSQHVPGQRRFSHTGSTFWPHTHYVRNPHSISTLPTTMPQRNMFIRSTSSTLVSTPSAIGIPSGLLATPSSLNRPIEITLANGKKMKIIVGNKYAGACVPLGQPDPDIDA comes from the exons ATGGCAGTGGAGTCAAGGATCTTGACCTCTGCAAATAAAAGAGAGAGTAAGCAACAAAAAGACCACCCTAGTAAAATGAAGTACAGACAGCTTTATCATAGAGGTGATAGTCTGGTTAAAATGGAT tttgtccactctgaagtacaaagtgacaacgcacaGAAACAGCAAGTAAACAGTGCCCGTGCATATGCGCCTCTGTTGCAG GTATTGGTCTCTGATCCAAAGATACCACCAGTACCACCATCTGGGCAAGCACCAACACCTATTCATCAACCAGTTCTACCACCATACATATCTCCACAACCAGTTATACCACCATCACCATCCCTACCACCATCAGTTCAACCAGTACCTTCACAATCACAACCAACACAGCAACAACTCCAGAATGAATACTTATCCAGATTCAATTTAATTCGCCATCAAATTCAAGCGGTGATGGCAACT GTCATGTTCAACTCAGGCAATTATAGTCATGTATTAGCTAATCGTCACACCAGAAGTCTTGAAATTAAGGACATTGCAGTTTTGCAGGTGAATGAAGAAACCTTTACCGTACAGTCATCATCTAATTCTGCAACTCAATACACTGTTAAAAAGCTGACAAGTGTCTGCAAGAAATCGCATTGTTATGTTAAGTGTAATGAATTCCCATGTATTAATTTGTGCTATCATATGTTTTCATGTACTTGTATAGATTATGCCAAGCATATATGTAAGCATATTCACAGAGTTCATTGTATATATAGCAAATCTCAATCAACTTCATCAAACAATACTGACCAAGATTGTGATGAGTTTGCTAATTTGCCTATGGATATACCTAACAATACAACAGATCACAGTCGCCTCACACAAGATATTCGTAGCATACTGCAAACCATATCTGATCAACTGGACAATCCAATCATTCAATCACAAAGACTCAGTACCGTTAAAGAATGTCTCATGGGTATAAAAAATGCCAATAATGCTACAATCTCTTTACTTGACCAATCAAGGATAAAGCCAGTAAAGCCAATAGACAATATAGCCCCTGGCACACTGAACACATTACAGCCACGTTTCAGACCAACTACAAATGTTCCAGGAAAACGCAAGAAACCAAGACTAACTGCCCCTTCTGCAGAACAGAAGAAAGAATTACTCAAGTCCCCAGCTTCAACACCAACCACACCAAATCTGGTAGATAACCCATCTCAACACGTGCCTGGTCAAAGACG GTTTAGTCACACTGGAAGCACATTTTGGCCGCATACCCATTATGTCAGAAACCCACACAGTATCTCCACACTACCAACAACAATGCCACAGAGAAACATGTTTATCAG GAGCACATCATCAACATTAGTATCAACACCATCAGCAATAGGAATTCCTTCTGGTCTCCTGGCGACACCATCATCATTGAATAGACCGATTGAGATCACACTGGCCAATGGAAAAAAGATGAAAATCATAGTCGGAAACAAGTATGCTGGTGCTTGTGTTCCTTTAGGACAGCCTGACCCTGATATCGATGCTTGa